The Methylomusa anaerophila genome has a segment encoding these proteins:
- the spo0A gene encoding sporulation transcription factor Spo0A: MIKESIKVAIADDNREFSDILQECIVREPDIELVGIAYNGEQILSVIEDKSPDVVILDIIMPHLDGIGVLERINASCNKRPKIIMLTAFGQESITQRVMELGADYYVLKPFNMEVLISRIRQLAGTITSQRPVVAQAIKARPMDVEVTNIIREIGIPAHIKGYQYLRDAIMMIVSEVELLGAVTKVLYPMIAEKYNTTPSRVERAIRHAIEVAWNRGNIEMINKLFGYTIKLDKGKPTNSEFMAMIADKLRMEMRVS; encoded by the coding sequence ATGATAAAAGAATCAATTAAAGTGGCGATTGCGGATGACAACAGAGAGTTTTCCGACATATTGCAAGAATGTATAGTTCGCGAACCGGATATTGAATTGGTTGGTATAGCTTATAACGGCGAACAGATTTTATCAGTTATTGAAGATAAGTCACCAGATGTAGTTATTTTGGATATTATTATGCCGCATTTAGATGGAATTGGAGTTTTGGAAAGAATTAATGCATCCTGCAATAAACGTCCCAAGATCATAATGCTGACTGCGTTTGGCCAGGAATCAATTACTCAGCGTGTGATGGAACTCGGTGCGGATTATTATGTATTGAAGCCATTTAACATGGAAGTGCTGATCAGCAGAATTCGGCAACTGGCTGGCACAATAACATCCCAGCGGCCGGTGGTAGCGCAAGCAATTAAAGCCCGCCCGATGGATGTGGAGGTCACCAACATCATCAGAGAAATTGGCATACCCGCACACATCAAGGGTTATCAATACTTGCGGGATGCCATCATGATGATTGTTTCCGAGGTAGAATTGCTTGGCGCTGTAACTAAGGTTCTGTACCCCATGATTGCCGAGAAATACAATACCACGCCCAGCCGCGTTGAAAGAGCCATTCGCCACGCAATCGAGGTGGCCTGGAATCGCGGCAACATTGAAATGATAAATAAACTATTCGGGTATACAATAAAATTGGACAAAGGAAAGCCTACCAATTCAGAGTTTATGGCTATGATCGCTGATAAGCTACGAATGGAAATGCGGGTAAGTTAG
- a CDS encoding NUDIX hydrolase, with protein MSNIENLKEQLTESTRTFSGKVINVRCDKVLLPNGNTGLREVG; from the coding sequence ATGAGTAATATAGAAAATCTTAAAGAACAACTGACTGAGTCAACGCGAACGTTTTCCGGAAAAGTAATTAACGTAAGATGTGATAAAGTGCTTCTTCCCAATGGTAATACCGGATTACGGGAAGTGGGCTAA
- the spoIIM gene encoding stage II sporulation protein M has product MNLLRKYIAEYIRTNIVAYFFITLIFVIGVVAGAMAVKTLPEEQKLELVGYLRIFFQGLAQQQGLTADSQTLLFTAIINNAKVIILMWLLGFTVVGIPFVLLLVWVRGFVIGFTVGFLVNEYVLKGLLFAIVSVLPHNFFTVPAILATGVAATTYSLLLVRRRSSSKHNLLYISFSYCIFCFIMMVITVVGSLIEVYVSPVFMKIIVSLMTK; this is encoded by the coding sequence ATGAATCTGCTGCGCAAATATATTGCTGAGTATATACGCACCAATATTGTTGCCTATTTTTTTATCACCTTAATTTTCGTTATTGGTGTAGTTGCAGGGGCAATGGCGGTAAAAACCTTGCCGGAAGAGCAAAAACTTGAATTAGTTGGTTACTTGCGGATTTTTTTTCAAGGTTTGGCGCAGCAACAGGGACTTACTGCCGACAGTCAAACTCTTTTATTTACAGCAATAATAAATAACGCCAAAGTAATTATATTAATGTGGTTACTTGGCTTTACCGTAGTAGGGATTCCTTTTGTCCTGTTATTAGTATGGGTACGAGGATTCGTTATTGGTTTTACTGTTGGTTTTTTAGTCAACGAATATGTTCTGAAAGGATTGTTATTCGCAATTGTCTCTGTTCTGCCACATAACTTCTTTACTGTACCTGCGATATTGGCAACCGGAGTGGCTGCAACGACTTATTCACTGCTGCTTGTTCGCCGCAGGTCATCTAGTAAACATAACTTATTATATATTTCTTTTTCATATTGCATTTTTTGCTTTATAATGATGGTTATTACTGTTGTTGGCTCCTTAATTGAAGTTTACGTTTCTCCTGTGTTTATGAAGATAATTGTTAGTCTTATGACCAAGTGA
- the xerD gene encoding site-specific tyrosine recombinase XerD, producing MESYVNEFINYLAVERGLAQNTLESYGRDLRQFQTFLQNSELDFIKNSDRDTILSYLNSLQSKGRAVSTISRNLAAIKSFYQYLVRERHIEKDPAVNLESPKLEKKLPKILSINEVEELLKQPNTFQPTGLRDKAMLELLYATGIRVSELISLNISDVNLDMGYIKCYGKGAKERIVPLGSIAAKCVQEFITKGRPKLVRTYEEPSLFVNHHGNRLTRQGFWKIIKKYAMEANITKEITPHTLRHSFATHLLENGADLRSVQEMLGHADISTTQIYTHVTKNRLKEVYDKAHPRA from the coding sequence ATGGAATCGTATGTCAATGAATTTATAAACTATCTTGCAGTGGAGCGGGGATTGGCTCAAAACACTCTTGAATCATACGGAAGGGATTTGCGTCAATTTCAAACGTTTTTGCAAAATAGTGAGTTGGATTTCATAAAAAACTCAGATCGAGACACCATCCTAAGTTATTTAAATAGTTTACAATCGAAAGGAAGAGCAGTGTCAACAATCTCCCGTAATTTGGCTGCAATTAAGTCTTTTTACCAATATCTAGTACGGGAACGTCATATAGAAAAAGATCCAGCCGTTAACCTCGAATCCCCAAAGCTTGAGAAAAAGCTTCCTAAAATCCTTTCAATCAACGAAGTGGAAGAACTCCTTAAGCAACCTAATACCTTTCAACCTACCGGACTTAGAGATAAAGCAATGCTGGAATTGCTTTACGCAACCGGGATTCGAGTATCAGAGTTAATTAGTTTAAATATATCGGATGTTAACCTTGATATGGGATACATAAAATGCTATGGTAAAGGAGCCAAAGAGCGAATCGTCCCCCTAGGCTCCATAGCTGCAAAGTGTGTCCAGGAATTTATTACCAAGGGGCGACCTAAGCTGGTTCGCACATATGAAGAACCTTCTTTGTTTGTCAACCATCATGGCAATCGACTTACAAGACAGGGATTCTGGAAAATAATCAAGAAGTATGCCATGGAGGCTAACATCACAAAAGAAATTACTCCCCATACATTACGTCATTCATTTGCCACACATCTTTTGGAAAATGGCGCTGATCTCCGTTCTGTACAAGAAATGCTGGGCCATGCTGATATATCCACCACGCAAATTTACACCCATGTTACTAAAAATCGTTTGAAAGAAGTATATGATAAAGCCCATCCCCGCGCATAG
- a CDS encoding phosphopentomutase, with translation MFKRIIIIVLDSVGIGALPDAQEYGDEGTNTLVHIATARGRLNVPNLGSLGLGLIDSIAGVAENIIPKACYGKMAEISKGKDTTSGHWEIAGCPVFKPFPVYPEGFPLDVIQLFTKYTGLKVLGNKAASGTEIIFEYGEEHLRTGFPIVYTSADSVFQIAAHEDVIPLKRLYELCTITRTKVCIGQHAVGRIIARPFIGSSGHFVRTPNRHDYSLEPAGETMLDRLKDAGLSVIGVGKIGDIFAHRGLTESHPTKSNQDGMETTTILLNQTEKQKHNSLIMVNLVDFDSLYGHRNDVNGYAAALEQFDENLGQMLPYLKDDDLLIITADHGCDPTANGTDHTREYVPLLAYTPNLAYKNIAGKALGIRTSFADIAATILDNFHLTPLPYGSSFLHDIPG, from the coding sequence TTGTTTAAACGTATCATTATCATTGTGCTGGACAGTGTTGGAATCGGGGCGTTGCCTGACGCTCAGGAATATGGTGACGAAGGGACCAACACGTTGGTTCATATTGCGACGGCAAGAGGACGGTTAAACGTTCCTAACTTGGGAAGCTTAGGGTTGGGACTTATTGATTCAATTGCCGGCGTAGCGGAAAATATCATTCCCAAGGCTTGCTACGGGAAAATGGCCGAAATATCTAAGGGAAAAGATACAACCAGCGGCCATTGGGAGATAGCCGGCTGTCCGGTATTTAAACCTTTTCCCGTTTACCCGGAGGGCTTCCCTTTAGACGTGATCCAATTATTTACTAAGTACACTGGTCTAAAAGTACTTGGCAATAAAGCTGCTTCCGGTACGGAGATTATTTTTGAATATGGCGAAGAACATTTACGAACGGGTTTTCCTATTGTATATACGTCGGCTGATAGTGTCTTTCAGATCGCTGCTCATGAGGATGTTATCCCACTCAAAAGACTATATGAGTTGTGCACGATTACAAGAACCAAAGTTTGTATAGGTCAACATGCTGTTGGAAGAATTATCGCCAGACCGTTTATTGGTAGTTCTGGTCATTTTGTTCGTACCCCTAATCGTCACGATTATAGTCTGGAGCCTGCGGGAGAAACTATGTTAGACAGGCTTAAAGACGCCGGATTAAGTGTGATAGGTGTGGGTAAGATTGGAGATATATTCGCTCATCGAGGTTTGACCGAATCACATCCTACGAAATCCAACCAAGATGGTATGGAAACTACCACCATCCTTCTTAATCAAACGGAGAAACAAAAGCACAATAGTCTAATAATGGTTAACTTAGTCGACTTTGATAGTTTATATGGTCATCGCAATGATGTAAACGGCTATGCCGCTGCTTTAGAACAGTTTGATGAAAACTTAGGACAAATGCTGCCTTATCTAAAAGACGATGATCTATTAATTATTACTGCCGATCATGGATGCGACCCCACTGCAAATGGAACCGATCATACGCGGGAATACGTACCGCTGCTTGCTTATACTCCTAATTTGGCTTACAAGAATATTGCGGGTAAAGCATTGGGAATTCGTACATCTTTTGCTGATATCGCTGCTACTATTCTTGATAATTTTCATTTAACTCCTCTGCCGTATGGAAGCAGTTTCTTACACGACATCCCGGGGTGA
- a CDS encoding pyrimidine-nucleoside phosphorylase, with protein sequence MHTVDIIAKKRDGMILSEKELTFLINAYTAGEIPDYQMAAWLMAVYQKGMTDEETAILTLAMAKSGDMIDLTSIPGIKVDKHSTGGVADTTTLVLAPLVAATGVPVAKMSGRGLGFTGGTIDKLESIPGLNATLTKEEFISNLLKHNLAITGQTADIAPADGKIYALRDVTATIESIPLIASSIMSKKIAAGADKILLDVKVGNGAFMKKMADALKLAETMVRIGELVGRQTIAAITNMDEPLGEAVGNSLEVREAIGILSGRGSHSLKDVCVTLGSYMLVLAGAACSPAVGKKLLRELLDSGKGLNKFREFIKVQGGNDEIVANPLLLPQAGIKLTLVSKHKGFINQINAAQVGFTAMRLGAGREYKEQQIDLAAGIIMHCRVGDYVEIDQPLATIYTNDGNKLENAISMLRQSIVLGSDSVPIPPLIYGIVDINGFHQEPV encoded by the coding sequence ATGCATACTGTTGATATCATAGCAAAAAAACGCGATGGAATGATACTCAGTGAGAAAGAACTAACTTTTTTGATAAATGCTTATACCGCGGGAGAAATACCTGATTACCAAATGGCTGCCTGGCTAATGGCCGTTTATCAAAAAGGTATGACCGATGAAGAAACTGCAATTTTAACTCTGGCTATGGCAAAATCCGGTGATATGATTGATTTGACTTCAATACCAGGTATAAAGGTGGATAAACATAGTACTGGTGGCGTAGCCGACACTACTACCCTGGTACTTGCTCCTCTCGTTGCCGCCACTGGTGTACCGGTGGCCAAGATGTCCGGCCGGGGACTGGGTTTTACCGGCGGCACTATCGATAAACTTGAATCCATCCCGGGATTAAATGCAACTTTGACCAAAGAAGAGTTTATCTCTAACTTGCTTAAGCATAATCTTGCTATTACCGGTCAAACAGCCGATATTGCGCCTGCTGACGGAAAAATATATGCATTGCGGGATGTTACCGCTACAATTGAAAGCATTCCGCTGATAGCGTCCTCGATAATGAGCAAAAAAATAGCTGCCGGTGCCGATAAAATCCTCTTGGATGTAAAAGTAGGCAACGGAGCTTTTATGAAAAAAATGGCTGATGCTTTGAAGCTGGCTGAGACGATGGTTCGTATAGGGGAGCTAGTGGGCCGGCAGACGATTGCAGCAATTACCAATATGGATGAGCCTTTAGGTGAAGCAGTTGGCAACAGCCTTGAGGTCCGGGAAGCTATTGGCATTTTATCCGGCCGCGGCTCTCATTCGCTAAAAGATGTATGCGTAACTTTAGGTTCATACATGCTGGTTTTGGCCGGAGCAGCTTGTAGCCCTGCAGTGGGGAAAAAGCTCTTAAGGGAACTATTAGACAGTGGGAAAGGATTAAATAAATTTAGAGAATTTATAAAAGTGCAGGGGGGCAATGACGAAATAGTGGCTAACCCTCTATTACTGCCTCAGGCTGGAATAAAGTTAACTCTTGTCAGTAAACATAAAGGATTCATTAACCAAATCAATGCGGCGCAGGTCGGATTCACAGCTATGCGCCTTGGAGCAGGAAGAGAGTACAAGGAACAGCAAATTGATTTAGCTGCGGGGATTATTATGCATTGCCGGGTGGGGGATTATGTTGAAATAGACCAACCGTTGGCAACAATTTATACTAATGATGGTAACAAACTTGAAAACGCCATATCAATGCTAAGACAATCAATTGTTCTGGGCAGTGATTCGGTACCAATTCCGCCGCTCATTTATGGCATTGTAGATATAAATGGCTTCCATCAGGAACCGGTTTAA
- a CDS encoding D-alanyl-D-alanine carboxypeptidase family protein, protein MLRLIRRIALFITMIFFAALLTNAVIAAPARNVATQIKTSAVSAILMDENGTVLYEKDAHKKLPPASVTKIMTLLLAVEAVEQGKIDLSDQIYTSENAWRQGGSQIWLEPGEAMTTKELLTAVAVVSANDAAVALMEHIYGSEEAAVEAMNQRAENLGLTDTHFYNVNGLPAPEHYMSAYDAAIIAREAIKHPLYLEMCGIKEYWLREGKNWLVNTNKLLWWYNGADGLKTGWTEEAKYCFVGTAKRDGLRLIAAVFATPEPRSHLREAMKLLDWGYANFSAVPIIQQGDVAERIKVNKGTDKEVQLVAAQDLNLVLNKGEGKNLQKKIVTDSNINAPVANGQKCGELIVLKDEKEIGKVDLVADRDIPKAGLFRIFQDMISSLFSLSK, encoded by the coding sequence GTGTTACGCTTGATACGTCGTATTGCGCTTTTTATTACAATGATCTTTTTTGCTGCGTTACTAACCAATGCAGTCATAGCCGCACCTGCCAGAAACGTCGCCACGCAAATCAAAACCAGCGCCGTCTCTGCAATTTTGATGGATGAAAATGGAACGGTGCTATATGAAAAAGATGCTCATAAAAAATTACCTCCGGCAAGTGTTACGAAAATAATGACGCTGTTATTGGCAGTTGAAGCGGTAGAACAGGGAAAGATTGACCTTTCAGATCAAATATATACGAGTGAAAATGCATGGCGTCAAGGGGGCTCCCAGATATGGCTGGAACCTGGTGAAGCAATGACTACGAAAGAATTACTTACTGCAGTAGCCGTAGTCAGCGCTAATGATGCCGCCGTTGCCCTCATGGAACATATCTACGGTAGTGAAGAGGCTGCGGTGGAGGCTATGAATCAGCGGGCAGAAAACCTGGGTTTAACAGACACTCATTTTTACAATGTAAACGGGTTGCCTGCGCCTGAACATTACATGAGCGCCTATGACGCAGCAATCATTGCCCGCGAGGCCATAAAACATCCTTTGTACCTTGAAATGTGTGGTATAAAGGAGTACTGGCTCAGAGAAGGCAAGAACTGGCTTGTAAATACAAATAAATTGTTGTGGTGGTACAATGGGGCGGATGGATTAAAAACCGGTTGGACAGAAGAAGCAAAATATTGTTTTGTCGGTACTGCCAAACGGGATGGTTTACGGCTGATTGCAGCTGTATTTGCTACCCCTGAACCACGTTCGCATTTAAGAGAAGCAATGAAGCTTTTGGATTGGGGATACGCAAACTTTTCTGCGGTTCCCATTATACAGCAAGGAGATGTGGCCGAACGGATTAAAGTTAATAAAGGAACCGATAAAGAAGTGCAATTAGTTGCAGCCCAAGACTTAAATCTGGTATTAAATAAAGGGGAGGGAAAAAACTTACAGAAGAAGATTGTTACAGACAGTAATATTAATGCGCCGGTTGCAAACGGACAAAAATGCGGCGAGTTAATTGTCTTAAAGGATGAGAAAGAAATAGGAAAAGTGGATTTAGTAGCCGACAGGGATATTCCTAAAGCTGGTCTTTTCCGGATATTCCAGGATATGATTAGCAGTCTGTTTAGTTTATCAAAGTAA
- the spoIIAA gene encoding anti-sigma F factor antagonist: protein MNISTSMKKGILVIRAEGDLDMHVSNQFRQTFDEALDSSGARSAVLNFQGITFVDSSGIGVILGRYKRITAQGGKMAVTNLEPQVQKLFELAGLSQIIHFFNNETEALEML, encoded by the coding sequence TTGAATATTTCGACTTCAATGAAAAAAGGAATCTTAGTCATACGGGCTGAGGGAGATCTGGATATGCATGTATCGAATCAGTTCCGGCAAACCTTTGACGAAGCTTTGGACAGCAGCGGTGCAAGAAGTGCCGTGCTAAACTTTCAGGGTATTACATTTGTTGATAGCTCCGGTATAGGAGTTATATTGGGTAGATATAAGCGTATTACGGCTCAAGGTGGTAAAATGGCTGTTACCAATTTGGAGCCGCAAGTTCAAAAACTTTTTGAACTTGCGGGTTTGAGCCAAATTATTCACTTTTTCAACAACGAAACTGAAGCACTAGAAATGTTATAA
- the spoIIAB gene encoding anti-sigma F factor, with translation MSTQAPTNQVKLSVLSLSENVGFARLSAAAFASQAELTINEIEEIKVAVSEAVSNAVIHGYGKLNQKQDNYVEIVMTLYQDRIDFVISDYGRGIADVEAARQPSYSSDPERMGLGFVFMESFMDSLAVVSTLGQGTTVTMSKKFTAKTSH, from the coding sequence ATGTCCACGCAGGCGCCAACCAACCAAGTAAAACTTTCGGTTTTGAGTTTAAGTGAAAATGTCGGTTTTGCTAGACTATCGGCCGCCGCATTTGCTAGTCAAGCGGAACTGACCATTAATGAGATTGAGGAGATAAAAGTAGCGGTTTCAGAAGCCGTCTCCAACGCCGTAATCCATGGCTATGGCAAGCTAAACCAAAAACAGGACAACTATGTTGAAATTGTAATGACTTTGTATCAAGATAGAATTGATTTTGTTATTTCGGATTACGGACGGGGTATAGCTGATGTGGAAGCTGCTAGGCAGCCTTCTTATTCCAGTGATCCTGAACGCATGGGGTTAGGATTTGTATTTATGGAATCCTTTATGGACTCCCTCGCAGTCGTGTCCACATTAGGCCAAGGAACGACAGTAACTATGTCAAAAAAGTTTACGGCCAAAACCTCGCATTAG
- a CDS encoding SigB/SigF/SigG family RNA polymerase sigma factor produces MLNDEEVKELLLKVKCGNPAEREAAISEVIQHNLNLVRSIVNRFMNRGYEWDDLFQIGCIGLLKAVERFDENFNVKFSTYAVPMIIGEIRRFFRDDNPVKVSRPLKELAIRIHRTQEIMQNKLGREPTISEVSKELSLAPQEIVSALEAVQPQLSLYDQVFNDSDGNNSIHILDQLVHPDGEDNAYIDKLALKEVLVRLPMKERTVIYLRFFADRTQAEIAATIGLSQVQVSRIEKNALKLIKSYLQTL; encoded by the coding sequence ATGCTTAACGACGAAGAAGTAAAAGAACTCTTGCTGAAGGTAAAATGCGGCAATCCCGCGGAACGGGAAGCGGCTATCTCCGAGGTTATACAACATAACCTAAATTTGGTTAGAAGCATCGTAAACCGCTTCATGAATCGTGGCTATGAGTGGGATGATCTGTTTCAGATAGGTTGCATCGGCTTATTAAAAGCTGTTGAACGGTTTGATGAAAACTTTAATGTCAAGTTCTCGACGTATGCAGTCCCCATGATAATTGGTGAAATCCGTCGCTTTTTTCGTGATGATAATCCGGTGAAGGTTAGCCGGCCTCTAAAAGAGCTTGCCATTCGAATCCATCGTACGCAAGAAATAATGCAAAACAAACTCGGAAGAGAGCCTACAATCAGTGAAGTATCCAAAGAGCTATCCCTTGCGCCTCAGGAGATTGTTTCCGCTTTGGAAGCAGTTCAACCGCAATTGTCATTATATGATCAAGTTTTTAACGATAGTGACGGCAATAATTCCATACATATATTGGACCAGCTTGTACATCCGGATGGTGAAGATAACGCGTATATTGATAAACTGGCCCTAAAAGAAGTACTTGTGAGACTGCCTATGAAAGAGAGAACGGTAATTTATCTTCGCTTTTTTGCCGACAGAACACAGGCGGAAATTGCAGCGACGATTGGCTTATCTCAGGTTCAAGTATCCCGTATAGAAAAAAATGCCCTAAAGTTGATAAAAAGCTATTTACAGACTCTATAA
- a CDS encoding dodecin family protein, with amino-acid sequence MVVKVIELVGTSRHNWTDAVDNAVLEAAKTVSDILGVEVTNFTANIENGHIAEYKADVKIAFQVNH; translated from the coding sequence ATGGTTGTTAAGGTGATCGAATTAGTTGGTACTTCGCGACATAATTGGACCGACGCGGTAGATAATGCCGTTCTGGAAGCAGCCAAAACAGTATCTGATATTTTAGGGGTCGAGGTAACTAATTTTACCGCTAATATTGAGAACGGACATATAGCAGAATACAAAGCCGATGTAAAAATTGCTTTTCAAGTTAATCATTAA
- the spoVAC gene encoding stage V sporulation protein AC: MIYLWSKYIQVFQAVLDKTGGERMVTSQENKSLDQKQYQQKFKKLQPQPPMIKNITWAFVVGGLICVLGQFLTNYFTRLELSTKEAAGPVSTILIFLSSFFTGLGLYDELGKRAGAGSIVPITGFANSIVSPAMEFKREGYVFGVGAKMFTIAGPVLVYGIATAVLIGFIYWLSH; the protein is encoded by the coding sequence TTGATTTACCTATGGTCAAAATATATTCAAGTATTTCAGGCTGTTCTAGATAAAACCGGAGGTGAGCGGATGGTTACCAGCCAAGAAAATAAATCTTTGGACCAAAAGCAATACCAGCAGAAGTTTAAAAAACTTCAGCCGCAACCACCAATGATTAAAAATATCACCTGGGCTTTTGTTGTCGGCGGGCTTATTTGTGTATTAGGTCAATTTCTCACCAATTATTTTACAAGGTTAGAATTATCAACAAAAGAAGCTGCTGGACCGGTATCCACAATATTAATATTCTTAAGCTCATTTTTTACCGGACTTGGTCTCTATGATGAATTGGGAAAAAGGGCAGGGGCAGGGTCGATCGTGCCAATCACCGGCTTTGCAAACTCTATTGTATCTCCGGCCATGGAATTTAAACGTGAAGGCTACGTATTCGGCGTAGGGGCAAAAATGTTCACAATTGCCGGGCCTGTATTGGTATATGGGATAGCCACAGCAGTTTTGATCGGCTTTATATATTGGCTCAGCCATTAA
- the spoVAD gene encoding stage V sporulation protein AD — translation MNKKRGKQTIVFAAPPVAISTANIVGPMEGEGLLGKFYDRILEDNLHNQSSWEKCESYMLEWAIKSAIAKKQLTPEDIDIILAGDLLNQLMSTHFAVRSLQRPFLGLYGACSTLAESMLLGAALIDGGFADNVAIGVSSHHDTAERQYRFPTEMGVQRPPLSQWTVTGAGGVVLSVAGQGPKVTAATIGKIIDMGIQDPNAMGPAMAPAAADTLWQHLQDTGRQPAYYDMIFTGDLGVFGKALVIELLKEKGLDITNNYEDCGCMIYKESQDPHAGASGCASSAVVFTGYIYQMLLAKNLKKILFIATGSLHSPTSYQQKESIPCIAHAVAIEMD, via the coding sequence ATGAACAAAAAGCGGGGGAAACAGACTATTGTTTTTGCCGCTCCACCAGTTGCTATCAGTACGGCAAACATTGTCGGCCCAATGGAAGGGGAAGGTTTACTCGGTAAATTTTATGATCGTATTCTGGAAGATAACCTCCATAACCAATCAAGTTGGGAAAAATGCGAGTCTTATATGCTGGAGTGGGCGATTAAATCTGCTATTGCGAAAAAGCAACTAACGCCAGAAGATATCGACATAATACTGGCCGGGGATTTATTAAATCAGTTGATGAGTACTCATTTTGCCGTCAGAAGCCTTCAACGTCCCTTTTTGGGTCTATACGGGGCATGTTCTACTTTGGCTGAAAGCATGCTGCTTGGAGCAGCGCTCATAGACGGGGGATTTGCAGACAATGTGGCAATCGGGGTGTCCAGTCATCACGATACTGCCGAGCGTCAATATCGGTTTCCCACTGAAATGGGGGTGCAGCGTCCGCCACTTTCACAGTGGACAGTTACTGGCGCCGGTGGAGTTGTCCTGTCTGTTGCGGGTCAAGGACCTAAAGTTACGGCAGCAACAATTGGAAAAATCATTGACATGGGAATACAGGATCCCAATGCCATGGGTCCGGCAATGGCACCTGCCGCCGCCGATACTTTATGGCAGCACCTTCAGGATACAGGTCGTCAACCCGCCTATTATGATATGATTTTTACCGGCGATCTTGGTGTATTCGGTAAAGCGCTGGTTATTGAATTACTTAAGGAAAAAGGGCTGGATATTACAAATAACTACGAGGATTGTGGTTGTATGATTTACAAAGAAAGTCAGGATCCACACGCAGGAGCCAGCGGTTGCGCCAGTTCGGCGGTGGTATTTACCGGATATATTTATCAGATGCTGTTAGCGAAAAATCTAAAAAAAATACTTTTCATTGCCACCGGCAGTTTGCATAGCCCCACTTCTTACCAACAGAAAGAATCTATCCCGTGTATTGCCCACGCGGTTGCCATAGAAATGGATTAA
- the spoVAE gene encoding stage V sporulation protein AE translates to METYLMAFIIGGIICVIGQLLMDLTPLTPAHVLVLFVVLGGVLSGLGLYQPIVDIGGAGATVPLSGFGHALVSGTIEEINKTGFWGIFSGAVKATATGITAAVVFGVIMAVIFNPKG, encoded by the coding sequence ATGGAAACTTATCTAATGGCGTTTATCATTGGCGGAATCATTTGTGTGATTGGTCAATTGCTTATGGACTTAACCCCGCTTACCCCAGCTCATGTACTTGTTCTTTTTGTGGTGCTGGGCGGAGTATTAAGTGGACTAGGATTGTATCAGCCCATAGTCGACATCGGTGGCGCCGGCGCTACCGTCCCGCTAAGCGGATTTGGCCATGCATTAGTATCAGGAACAATCGAAGAAATAAACAAAACTGGATTTTGGGGTATCTTCAGCGGGGCGGTTAAAGCAACTGCTACCGGCATTACTGCGGCAGTAGTTTTTGGCGTAATAATGGCAGTTATTTTTAATCCAAAAGGATAA